The following proteins come from a genomic window of Nocardioides albertanoniae:
- the ffh gene encoding signal recognition particle protein: MFATLSDRLATTFKNIRGKGRLTDADIDATAREIRIALLEADVALPVVRAFVAKVKERARGEEVSQALNPAQQIVKIVNDELVTILGGETRRLRYAKTGPTVIMLAGLQGAGKTTLAAKLALWLKEQGKAPLLVAADLQRPNAVNQLQVNGERVNVPVYAPQPGNGVGNPVEVARDAVEEAKRKLHDVVIVDTAGRLGIDEELMKQASDIKAAVNPDEVLFVVDAMIGQDAVNTAQAFLDGVGYDGVVLTKLDGDARGGAALSIVEITGKPVMFASNGEKMTDFDLFHPDRMAGRILDMGDMLTLIEQAEKTFDQGQAEQDAAKIASGEFTLDDFLKQMQQLQKLGSMSKLMGMLPGMGQFREQLDNFDEREIDRIKAIIQSMTPAERANPKILDGSRRARIAKGSGRQVSDVNQLIQRFTEASKMMKQLASGGGMPGMPGAPGAGFGKRAGAKQVAQKKKGKGARKSGNPAKAAQQAKADAAKKPAAANPFGTQGGEEIDYEKAAAELNLPSDFSKFLK, encoded by the coding sequence TTGTTCGCCACGCTCTCCGACCGGCTCGCCACGACGTTCAAGAACATCCGGGGCAAGGGCCGCCTCACCGATGCCGACATCGATGCCACCGCACGCGAGATCAGGATCGCGCTGCTCGAGGCCGACGTCGCCCTGCCGGTGGTGCGTGCGTTCGTCGCCAAGGTCAAGGAGCGCGCCCGCGGCGAGGAGGTCAGCCAGGCGCTGAACCCCGCCCAGCAGATCGTCAAGATCGTCAACGACGAGCTGGTCACGATCCTGGGCGGCGAGACCCGCCGGCTCCGCTACGCCAAGACCGGCCCGACCGTCATCATGCTCGCGGGTCTCCAAGGTGCCGGTAAGACCACCCTGGCCGCGAAGCTCGCGCTGTGGCTCAAGGAGCAGGGCAAGGCTCCGCTCCTGGTCGCCGCCGACCTGCAGCGGCCCAACGCGGTCAACCAGCTCCAGGTCAACGGTGAGCGGGTCAACGTCCCCGTCTATGCGCCGCAGCCCGGCAACGGCGTCGGCAACCCCGTCGAGGTCGCTCGCGACGCGGTCGAGGAGGCCAAGCGCAAGCTCCACGACGTCGTCATCGTCGACACCGCCGGCCGCCTCGGCATCGACGAGGAGCTGATGAAGCAGGCCTCCGACATCAAGGCGGCGGTCAACCCCGACGAGGTGCTCTTCGTCGTCGACGCGATGATCGGTCAGGACGCGGTCAACACCGCGCAGGCCTTCCTCGACGGCGTCGGCTACGACGGTGTCGTGCTCACCAAGCTCGACGGTGACGCCCGCGGTGGTGCGGCGCTGTCGATCGTCGAGATCACCGGCAAGCCGGTCATGTTCGCCTCCAACGGCGAGAAGATGACCGACTTCGACCTGTTCCACCCCGACCGGATGGCCGGCCGCATCCTCGACATGGGCGACATGCTCACCCTGATCGAGCAGGCCGAGAAGACCTTCGACCAGGGGCAGGCCGAGCAGGACGCGGCCAAGATCGCGAGCGGCGAGTTCACGCTCGACGACTTCCTCAAGCAGATGCAGCAGCTGCAGAAGCTCGGCTCGATGTCGAAGCTGATGGGGATGCTGCCCGGCATGGGCCAGTTCCGCGAGCAGCTCGACAACTTCGACGAGCGCGAGATCGACCGGATCAAGGCGATCATCCAGTCGATGACCCCCGCCGAGCGCGCCAACCCGAAGATCCTGGACGGCTCCCGCCGCGCCCGCATCGCGAAGGGCTCGGGCCGTCAGGTCTCCGACGTCAACCAGCTCATCCAGCGCTTCACCGAAGCCTCGAAGATGATGAAGCAGCTCGCCTCCGGTGGCGGTATGCCCGGAATGCCGGGCGCTCCCGGTGCCGGTTTCGGCAAGCGCGCCGGCGCCAAGCAGGTCGCCCAGAAGAAGAAGGGCAAGGGCGCGCGCAAGTCCGGCAACCCGGCCAAGGCCGCCCAGCAGGCCAAGGCCGACGCCGCCAAGAAGCCGGCCGCCGCCAACCCGTTCGGCACCCAGGGCGGCGAGGAGATCGACTACGAGAAGGCTGCCGCCGAGCTCAACCTGCCCTCGGACTTCTCCAAGTTCTTGAAGTGA
- a CDS encoding [protein-PII] uridylyltransferase: MSAEGRAERTAAADAQCAEAYAAADGPEVGVALVAVGGYGRGELAPFSDWDVVLVHDDEVSPGAVSEQVWYPLWDVAPELDHSVRSFSEMLSASTGDLRVALGLLDIRHLAGDRGLVLRLRTTMLAHWRRHARALLPELRSLSLERHRRAGELAHASVPEVKEMAGGLRDAVVIKAIVATWLVDVPAVELEASRRALLDVRDLVHEIAGRAGDRIVPEMWDELADRLDLADARTAQAHVRTIGRRLTHLSHLAWRRVDGVLDRPPAKAARRPRLTPLGGGLALSSGEVVLVPGARPARDPLMLLRASASAAEHGVALAPPTAARLAKDTPELPDPWPEEARQLFLRLLGAGRGLLAVWETLEETGAISRILPEWERIRLLPHASIIHRYTVDRHTIETCIEAVPLLPRVARPDVLLAAALLHDIGKGSLTEHSVAGEPIARRIAARMGFPAEEVELIAQLVRRHLLLSTTATTRDPDDPATVDLVVETMGEAEALALLTALTEADARATSPKAWTTWRARLVRDLAGRAAKVLDTGIDAQERTYDAVEIPDGVRSGAASFRAEPLADGARVWAIAPDRIGLLADLAATFAIARLPVRACRVWQQGAFAVSVWDVGDSYVDSAVLRTRFSAITEGRLDPAERLAPSAAASARPPSVVVRPEASSTATVLEVRTIDRPGVVHTVAAALTRLDIAVRSAHISTLGPQAVDVFYLHEAHAGALGDQRAAEAAHAVRAALER, translated from the coding sequence GTGAGCGCTGAGGGCCGTGCGGAGCGCACCGCCGCTGCCGATGCGCAGTGCGCCGAGGCGTACGCAGCCGCAGACGGCCCCGAGGTCGGGGTCGCGCTGGTCGCGGTCGGTGGCTACGGGCGCGGTGAGCTCGCACCGTTCTCCGACTGGGACGTCGTGCTGGTCCACGACGACGAGGTCTCCCCGGGAGCGGTGTCCGAGCAGGTCTGGTATCCGCTCTGGGACGTAGCGCCCGAGCTCGACCACTCGGTGCGCTCCTTCTCCGAGATGCTCTCCGCCTCGACCGGTGACCTGCGGGTCGCGCTGGGGCTGCTCGACATCCGGCACCTGGCCGGCGACCGCGGGCTCGTGCTGCGGCTGCGTACGACGATGCTCGCGCACTGGCGCAGGCACGCCCGCGCCCTGCTGCCCGAGCTGAGGTCGCTGAGCCTCGAGCGTCATCGCCGGGCCGGTGAGCTCGCGCACGCCTCGGTGCCCGAGGTGAAGGAGATGGCCGGGGGCCTGCGAGACGCCGTGGTGATCAAGGCGATCGTCGCCACCTGGCTCGTCGACGTCCCGGCGGTCGAGCTCGAGGCGTCTCGTCGTGCCCTCCTCGACGTGCGTGACCTCGTCCACGAGATCGCCGGGCGCGCCGGCGACCGGATCGTGCCGGAGATGTGGGACGAGCTCGCCGATCGGCTCGACCTGGCCGACGCACGCACGGCGCAGGCCCACGTACGCACCATCGGCCGCCGCCTCACCCACCTCTCCCATCTGGCCTGGCGACGGGTCGACGGAGTGCTCGACCGGCCCCCCGCGAAGGCGGCGCGCCGACCTCGGCTGACGCCGCTCGGCGGCGGGCTGGCGCTCTCCTCGGGAGAGGTCGTGCTCGTGCCCGGCGCCCGTCCGGCGCGCGACCCGCTGATGCTCCTGCGGGCCTCGGCGTCGGCCGCCGAGCACGGGGTGGCGCTGGCCCCGCCGACGGCCGCGCGCCTGGCCAAGGACACCCCGGAGCTGCCCGACCCGTGGCCGGAGGAGGCACGCCAGCTCTTCCTACGCCTGCTGGGTGCCGGTCGAGGGCTGCTGGCCGTGTGGGAGACGCTCGAGGAGACCGGCGCCATCTCGCGGATCCTGCCCGAGTGGGAGCGCATCCGGCTGCTCCCGCACGCCTCGATCATCCACCGCTACACCGTCGACCGGCACACCATCGAGACCTGCATCGAGGCGGTGCCGCTGCTGCCGCGCGTCGCTCGCCCCGACGTGCTCCTGGCGGCCGCGCTGCTCCACGACATCGGCAAGGGCTCGCTGACCGAGCACAGCGTCGCGGGGGAGCCGATCGCCCGCCGGATCGCCGCCCGGATGGGCTTCCCGGCCGAAGAGGTCGAGCTGATCGCCCAGCTGGTGCGCCGGCACCTGCTCCTCTCGACCACCGCGACGACCCGTGACCCCGACGACCCGGCGACCGTCGACCTCGTGGTCGAGACGATGGGGGAGGCGGAGGCGCTCGCGCTCCTGACCGCGCTGACCGAGGCCGATGCGCGCGCCACCAGCCCGAAGGCCTGGACCACCTGGCGCGCCCGGCTCGTCCGTGACCTCGCCGGCCGGGCCGCGAAGGTCCTCGACACCGGCATCGACGCCCAGGAGCGCACCTACGACGCGGTCGAGATCCCCGACGGCGTACGTTCCGGGGCGGCGTCGTTCCGGGCCGAGCCGCTCGCCGACGGTGCCCGGGTGTGGGCGATCGCGCCGGACCGTATCGGTCTGCTCGCCGACCTGGCCGCGACCTTCGCGATCGCCCGGCTGCCGGTGCGTGCCTGTCGCGTGTGGCAGCAGGGAGCGTTCGCGGTCAGCGTGTGGGACGTCGGTGACAGCTACGTCGACTCCGCCGTGCTCCGCACCCGCTTCTCGGCGATCACCGAGGGCCGACTCGACCCGGCCGAGCGGCTGGCGCCGAGCGCGGCCGCGTCGGCGAGGCCGCCCTCGGTCGTCGTACGTCCGGAGGCGTCGAGCACCGCCACCGTCCTCGAGGTGCGCACGATCGACCGCCCGGGCGTCGTCCACACCGTCGCGGCGGCCCTGACGAGGCTCGACATCGCCGTACGCTCCGCGCACATCTCCACGCTCGGTCCTCAGGCCGTCGACGTGTTCTACCTGCACGAGGCCCATGCCGGGGCGCTCGGCGACCAGCGGGCGGCCGAGGCGGCCCACGCGGTGCGTGCTGCTCTCGAGCGCTGA
- a CDS encoding P-II family nitrogen regulator, producing MKLVTAVIKPHKWEDVRVALEAVGVTGMTVSEVSGYGRQKGHTEVYRGAEYDVALVPKIRIEIAVPDDEVDAVVNAIETSAKTERIGDGKVWVSPLETIVRVRTGDRDDSAI from the coding sequence ATGAAGCTCGTCACCGCAGTGATCAAACCCCACAAGTGGGAGGACGTCCGCGTCGCCCTCGAGGCTGTCGGCGTCACCGGCATGACCGTCTCGGAGGTGTCCGGCTACGGGCGTCAGAAGGGCCACACCGAGGTCTACCGAGGTGCTGAGTACGACGTCGCGCTGGTGCCCAAGATCCGCATCGAGATCGCTGTGCCCGACGACGAGGTCGACGCGGTCGTGAACGCCATCGAGACCTCGGCCAAGACCGAGCGCATCGGCGACGGCAAGGTCTGGGTCTCGCCGCTGGAGACGATCGTCCGGGTGCGCACCGGCGACCGCGACGACAGCGCCATCTGA
- a CDS encoding P-II family nitrogen regulator produces the protein MKLVTAVIKPHKWEDVRGALEAFGVTGMTVSEVSGYGRQKGHTEVYRGAEYDIALVPKIRIEIVVEDEDAEDVVGIVVKAAQTGRIGDGKVWLSQIESVVRVRTGARDTEAL, from the coding sequence GTGAAGCTCGTGACCGCAGTGATCAAACCCCACAAGTGGGAGGACGTACGCGGGGCTCTGGAAGCCTTCGGCGTGACCGGCATGACCGTCTCGGAGGTGAGCGGCTACGGCCGGCAGAAGGGCCACACCGAGGTCTACCGAGGTGCCGAGTACGACATCGCCCTGGTGCCGAAGATCCGCATCGAGATCGTGGTCGAGGACGAGGACGCCGAAGACGTCGTCGGCATCGTCGTGAAGGCCGCGCAGACAGGGCGGATCGGCGACGGGAAGGTCTGGCTCAGCCAGATCGAGTCGGTCGTCCGCGTGCGCACGGGCGCCCGCGACACCGAGGCGCTCTGA
- a CDS encoding class I SAM-dependent methyltransferase has translation MSHYAVEIDLEQPNTSHVQVIDLASAASGPETGATRVLDVGCWTGEVGRILTERGCSVTGIEIDTEAARLAEKVLDRVVVADLDEKPLTELVEPGSFDVVIFADVLEHLVDPRAALEQARELLAPGGRVVISIPNVTHGSVRLALLQGRWQTTETGLLDRTHIKFYSREGLATLFTEAGYAIEDLRGTTADPLNVEVAIDPADLPEASVEWVRRQPDALVYQFQLSARPLADGESSAAVPDLVEAAPAEDVRLRDAHTKRFEEVHRSRLATRDHILGVQASANSAQARVGVLSKQLRESRAINKRRRERIERLRGKVAGLEADLTYATRHPVRNFGRRVVRRLRRVGAS, from the coding sequence ATGTCGCACTACGCCGTCGAGATCGACCTCGAACAGCCCAACACGAGTCATGTGCAGGTCATCGATCTGGCCTCTGCTGCCTCGGGGCCGGAGACCGGCGCCACGCGGGTCCTCGACGTCGGCTGCTGGACCGGCGAGGTCGGCCGCATCCTGACCGAGCGCGGCTGCAGCGTGACCGGCATCGAGATCGACACCGAGGCAGCGCGTCTGGCCGAGAAGGTGCTCGACCGGGTCGTCGTCGCCGACCTCGACGAGAAGCCGCTGACCGAGCTGGTCGAGCCGGGCTCGTTCGACGTGGTGATCTTCGCCGATGTGCTCGAGCACCTCGTCGACCCGAGGGCGGCGCTCGAGCAGGCCCGCGAGCTGCTCGCGCCGGGCGGGCGGGTGGTCATCTCGATCCCCAACGTCACCCACGGCTCGGTGCGGCTCGCGCTGCTCCAGGGGCGCTGGCAGACCACCGAGACCGGCCTGCTCGACCGCACCCACATCAAGTTCTACTCGCGCGAGGGGCTGGCCACGCTCTTCACCGAGGCCGGCTACGCGATCGAGGACCTGCGCGGCACGACCGCCGACCCGCTCAACGTCGAGGTCGCCATCGACCCGGCCGACCTTCCTGAGGCGAGCGTGGAGTGGGTGCGCCGCCAGCCCGACGCGCTCGTCTACCAGTTCCAGCTCTCCGCCCGCCCGCTCGCCGACGGTGAGAGCTCGGCGGCAGTGCCCGATCTCGTCGAGGCCGCTCCGGCCGAGGACGTACGCCTGCGCGACGCGCACACGAAGCGATTCGAGGAGGTGCACCGCTCGCGGCTGGCCACCCGCGACCACATCCTCGGCGTGCAGGCCTCCGCCAACTCCGCCCAGGCGCGGGTCGGTGTGCTGTCCAAGCAGCTGCGCGAGTCGCGAGCGATCAACAAGCGCCGCCGCGAGCGGATCGAGCGCCTGCGCGGCAAGGTCGCCGGCCTCGAGGCCGACCTGACCTACGCGACCCGCCACCCGGTGCGCAACTTCGGTCGCCGCGTCGTACGCCGCCTCCGCCGAGTCGGCGCATCCTGA
- a CDS encoding glycosyltransferase, with protein sequence MSSPRVSLITAVYNPPADAFEDTIASVLAQSFADWEWILSDDCSPEPWVLPRLRELAAAEPRVRIVERAENGGIVAASSSSLAEATGELIALLDHDDVLQPNALEKMVDAYDRFEDLDYAYSDQDLMTDTGELVHPYYKPDWSPERLRHHNYCTHFSVFRRSIVEEVGGFREGFDGSQDHDLVMRVSERARRIVHVPGALYHWRQVPGSAAADNQAKPYAWEAGVRAVQAHLDRLGIRARAERGVSPGLYRVEREPDLDTPVSVIIPTIGTSAIVWGHLRAMVVETVRSVVASSRHRNLEFVIVYDTPTPAPVLDALRAIEGADIKLVEFTEKFSFSAKCNVGAAHASGDVLVFLNDDMEAYSEGVIEHLIAPLREAGVGMTGPKLLFEDLRIQHAGLVYGSGTITHAYYRSRPDERGNHGELHMNRETSALTGACVAMRREVFFDAGGFSERLPVNYNDVDLCLKVRRSLGLRLVWLHEVVLFHFESVSRDNAVHDWEKDFMNNRWGSYEHVREGYSNGVR encoded by the coding sequence ATGTCGTCGCCTCGGGTTTCGCTGATCACCGCTGTCTACAACCCGCCCGCCGATGCCTTCGAGGACACGATCGCCTCCGTCCTCGCCCAGAGCTTCGCCGACTGGGAGTGGATCTTGAGCGACGACTGCTCGCCGGAGCCCTGGGTGCTGCCGAGGCTGCGCGAGCTGGCGGCCGCAGAGCCTCGGGTGCGGATCGTGGAGCGTGCCGAGAACGGCGGCATCGTGGCCGCCTCCAGCTCGTCGCTGGCCGAGGCGACCGGCGAGCTGATCGCGCTGCTCGACCACGACGACGTGCTCCAGCCGAACGCCCTGGAGAAGATGGTCGACGCCTACGACCGGTTCGAGGATCTCGACTACGCCTACAGCGATCAAGACCTGATGACCGACACGGGCGAGCTCGTCCACCCCTACTACAAGCCCGACTGGTCGCCCGAGCGGCTGCGCCACCACAACTACTGCACCCACTTCTCGGTCTTCCGGCGCTCGATCGTCGAGGAGGTCGGTGGCTTCCGCGAGGGCTTCGACGGCTCCCAGGACCACGACCTGGTGATGCGGGTCAGCGAGCGCGCCCGCCGCATCGTGCACGTGCCCGGCGCGCTCTACCACTGGCGTCAGGTGCCGGGGTCGGCCGCAGCCGACAACCAGGCCAAGCCGTACGCCTGGGAGGCCGGCGTACGCGCCGTGCAGGCTCATCTGGACCGGCTCGGCATCCGCGCACGCGCCGAGCGCGGCGTCTCGCCGGGCCTCTACCGGGTCGAGCGCGAGCCCGACCTGGACACACCGGTCAGCGTGATCATCCCGACCATCGGCACCAGCGCGATCGTGTGGGGCCATCTGCGCGCGATGGTCGTGGAGACGGTGCGCTCCGTGGTCGCCTCCTCCCGGCACCGCAACCTCGAGTTCGTGATCGTCTACGACACCCCGACGCCGGCCCCGGTGCTCGATGCGCTGCGGGCGATCGAGGGCGCCGACATCAAGCTGGTCGAGTTCACCGAGAAGTTCAGCTTCAGCGCCAAGTGCAACGTCGGCGCCGCGCACGCCTCGGGCGACGTGCTGGTCTTCCTCAACGACGACATGGAGGCCTACTCCGAGGGGGTCATCGAGCACCTGATCGCTCCGCTGCGCGAGGCGGGCGTCGGGATGACCGGCCCCAAGCTCCTCTTCGAGGATCTCCGCATCCAGCACGCCGGGCTGGTCTACGGCAGCGGCACCATCACCCACGCCTACTACCGGTCACGCCCCGACGAGCGAGGCAACCACGGTGAGCTGCACATGAACCGGGAGACCTCGGCCCTGACCGGCGCGTGCGTGGCGATGCGGCGTGAGGTCTTCTTCGACGCCGGCGGGTTCAGCGAGCGGCTGCCGGTCAACTACAACGACGTCGACCTGTGCCTCAAGGTGCGCCGCTCCCTCGGGCTGCGGCTCGTCTGGCTGCACGAGGTCGTGCTCTTCCACTTCGAGTCCGTGAGCCGTGACAACGCCGTCCACGACTGGGAGAAGGACTTCATGAACAACCGCTGGGGCAGCTACGAGCACGTCCGCGAGGGCTACTCCAACGGCGTCCGCTGA